Proteins encoded within one genomic window of Glycine soja cultivar W05 chromosome 1, ASM419377v2, whole genome shotgun sequence:
- the LOC114421613 gene encoding methionine aminopeptidase 1D, chloroplastic/mitochondrial has protein sequence MASGASPQLQMRLKSSFIRDRLLRCSTSRHQPLPQLFRYNPGTKHVSMQLSRTLSGLTNLFFNRRNLDELPNSKRKRLRPGKVSPRRQVPKNIPRPPYVNSMIPPGIASGAEVHDKKGIECMRASGRLAAQVLQYAGTLVKPGITTDEIDQAVHQMIIDNGAYPSPLGYGSFPKSVCTSVNECICHGIPDSRALEDGDIINIDVTVYLNGYHGDTSATFYCGDVDDEAKKLVQVTKECLDKAISICAPGVEFKKIGKTIHDHADKYRYGVVRQFVGHGVGSVFHADPVILHYRNNESGRMVLNQTFTIEPMLTIGSINPVMWNDDWTVVTEDGSLSAQFEHTILITPDGAEIMTQC, from the exons ATGGCGAGCGGCGCCTCACCGCAACTGCAAATGAGGTTGAAGTCCTCTTTCATCAGAGATCGTCTCTTACGCTGTTCAACTTCAAGGCACCAACCTCTTCCTCAACTATTCCGTTACAACCCTG GAACCAAGCATGTTTCGATGCAGTTATCTAGAACACTTTCTGGCTTGACCAATCTCTTTTTTAATAGAAG AAATTTGGATGAATTGCCTAACAGCAAGCGTAAACGTCTGAGACCTGGGAAAGTTTCTCCGCGGCGACAGGTGCCGAAGAATATACCGAGGCCTCCGTATGTGAATTCTATGATTCCTCCAGGGATTGCCAGTGGAGCTGAAGTGCATGACAAGAAAGGGATAGAATGCATGAGAGCTTCTGGAAGGCTTGCAGCGCAGGTTCTTCAATATGCTGGCACCTTAGTTAAG CCAGGCATAACAACAGATGAAATTGACCAAGCAGTTCACCAAATGATAATTGATAATGGTGCATACCCATCTCCTCTCGGCTATGGTAGTTTTCCTAAGAGTGTCTGCACATCTGTAAATGAATGCATTTGCCATGGAATACCAGATTCCCGTGCCCTTGAG GATGGTGATATAATCAACATTGATGTTACTGTTTATCtaaat GGCTATCATGGGGACACATCAGCAACTTTCTATTGTGGAGATGTTGATGATGAAGCTAAAAAACTAGTTCAG GTAACTAAAGAATGCCTAGATAAAGCAATATCAATATGTGCACCAGGAGTGGAGTTCAAGAAAATTGGCAAAACAATTCA tGATCATGCAGATAAATATCGTTATGGTGTTGTCCGACAGTTTGTTGGCCATGGAGTTGGAAGTGTTTTTCATGCTGATCCTGTTATTCTTCACTATA GAAACAATGAAAGTGGACGAATGGTGCTAAATCAAACCTTTACAATTG AACCTATGCTGACTATTGGCAGCATCAATCCTGTGATGTGGAATGACGACTGGACAGTTGTAACGGAAGATGGAAGCCTTTCAGCACAGTTTGAACACACCATTCTGATAACACCTGACGGGGCTGAGATTATGACTCAATGCTGA